A part of Capsicum annuum cultivar UCD-10X-F1 chromosome 6, UCD10Xv1.1, whole genome shotgun sequence genomic DNA contains:
- the LOC107874605 gene encoding LOB domain-containing protein 12 codes for MGTGSSPCASCKLLRRRCAKDCIFAPYFPPDDPHKFAIVHKVFGASNVSKMLQELPIQQRADAVSSLVYEANARVRDPVYGCVGAISFLQNQVSQLQMQLAVAQAEILCIQMQQEPVPCNLPTTLMEPDQLDKLPFSTSNNNSNHNNNFNNNLQQYLSFASSSSSIMQDPVKRESLWT; via the exons ATGGGAACAGGAAGTTCTCCTTGTGCTTCTTGCAAATTGTTAAGGCGTCGGTGTGCCAAGGACTGCATCTTTGCCCCTTACTTCCCTCCTGATGATCCCCACAAGTTTGCCATTGTTCACAAGGTCTTTGGTGCAAGCAACGTTAGCAAGATGTTGCAG GAACTTCCAATACAACAAAGAGCAGATGCAGTAAGCAGTTTGGTGTATGAAGCAAATGCAAGAGTAAGAGACCCTGTGTATGGATGTGTAGGTGCAATTTCTTTTTTACAGAATCAAGTATCTCAGTTACAAATGCAGTTGGCTGTAGCCCAAGCAGAGATACTATGCATCCAAATGCAGCAAGAACCTGTTCCTTGCAACTTGCCAACAACTCTAATGGAACCAGATCAGTTAGATAAATTACCATTTTCAACAAGTAataataactctaaccataatAACAACTTCAATAACAATCTGCAGCAGTACCTCAGCTTTGCCTCCTCTAGCAGTTCTATAATGCAAGATCCTGTAAAGAGAGAGTCTCTCTGGACATAA